A window of the Bufo gargarizans isolate SCDJY-AF-19 chromosome 1, ASM1485885v1, whole genome shotgun sequence genome harbors these coding sequences:
- the DNAJA1 gene encoding dnaJ homolog subfamily A member 1, which yields MVVETGYYDVLGVKPNATQEELKKAYRKLALKYHPDKNPNEGEKFKQISQAYEVLSDAKKRDLYDKGGEQAIKEGGMGGGGFGSPMDIFDMFFGGGGRMQRERRGKNVVHQLSVSLEDLYNGATRKLALQKNTICDKCEGRGGRKGAVECCVNCRGSGMQIRIHQIGPGMVQQIQSVCPECQGQGERINPKDRCKNCNGRKIIREKKILEVHIDKGMKDGQKITFSGEGDQEPGLEAGDIIIVLDLKDHAVFTRRGEDLLMHMEIELVEALCGFQKPIVTLDSRTIIITSHPGQIVKHGDVKCVLNEGMPLYRRPYEKGRLIVEFQVNFPSSGFISADRLPLLEKLLPSRKVIEENEDMEQVELMEFDPSQQRRSHYNGEAYHDDDEDHPRGGVQCQTS from the exons ATGGTGGTTGAAACAGGGTACTATGATGTTCTGGGGGTAAAGCCTAATGCCACCCAGGAAGAGCTCAAAAAGGCCTACAGAAAACTTGCATTGAAGTACCATCCCGACAAGAATCCCAATGAAGGGGAAAAG TTCAAGCAGATTTCTCAAGCCTATGAAGTACTTTCTGATGCAAAGAAGCGAGATTTGTATGACAAGGGTGGTGAGCAGGCCATCAAAGAGGGTGGAATGGGAGGTGGTGGATTTGGCTCACCAATGGACATCTTTGATATGTTCTTCGGTGGAGGTGGAAGAATGCAGAGGGAGCGAAGAG GTAAAAACGTAGTCCACCAGCTCTCCGTGTCACTGGAAGATCTGTATAACGGGGCTACACGCAAACTGGCTCTACAGAAGAACACCATTTGTGACAAATGTGAAG GTCGTGGCGGTAGAAAAGGAGCTGTGGAATGCTGTGTGAATTGCAGAGGTTCTGGGATGCAAATTCGAATCCATCAAATAGGGCCAGGAATGGTCCAGCAGATCCAATCTGTATGTCCAGAATGTCAAGGTCAAGGGGAGAGAATCAATCCAAAAGACCGGTGTAAGAACTGCAATGGACGGAAGATTATCAGAGAAAAGAAGATTCTGGAAGTTCATATTGACAAAG GAATGAAGGATGGTCAGAAAAtcacattctctggagagggtgaCCAAGAGCCAGGCCTTGAGGCAGGAGATATCATTATTGTATTGGATCTGAAGGATCATGCTGTGTTTACTAG GAGGGGAGAGGATCTTCTGATGCACATGGAAATTGAGCTTGTGGAGGCGCTGTGTGGCTTTCAAAAACCCATAGTGACGCTGGATTCAAGGACTATAATTATTACTTCTCATCCTG GTCAGATTGTCAAACATGGAGATGTTAAATGTGTGTTAAATGAAGGTATGCCACTCTATCGCAGACCATATGAAAAAGGACGCCTTATTGTTGAATTCCAG GTTAACTTTCCTTCCAGTGGCTTCATTTCAGCTGACCGACTTCCTTTGTTAGAAAAGCTGCTACCTTCAAGAAAAGTAATTGAAGAGAATGAAGATATGGAGCAAGTTGAGCTCATGGAATTTGATCCATCTCAGCAGAGGCGTTCACATTACAATGGAGAAGCATatcatgatgatgatgaggaccaCCCAAGAGGTGGAGTTCAGTGCCAGACCTCCTAG